One genomic segment of Acinetobacter oleivorans DR1 includes these proteins:
- a CDS encoding ABC transporter substrate-binding protein: MRQNKLINKKLLLSSLIGAIVLGTLGCGSKTETVRVAIGTQDTTINCATGGLLIRELNLLPKYLPKDGEYKNVKYDIQWKNFTSGAPLTSEMVAGRLDLGAMADFPAVNNLAAFKKAGKESIFLAPLSGSINGSGNAIVVPIDSKVTSLKELKGQTISVPFASTAHGLLLRAIQAEGWQLDKDIKVIAQAPEVAGPALKSHKIAAHADFVPFGELFAYQGFAKKIYDGSQAKSPTFHGSLASKDYAQQHPEVIKAYLQATIEANRLIREQPEKYSEFIAEKTGIPAEVVYLFHGPLGLQTRDLTWKPEYRKATQIAIDTLKVLGKNDGTLDVNKFIDDQYIKDAFQASGLNYSQQLADYAKSPLVANDALTGQPIKTFDRVTQIWVKGEEKVRSYETPEHAFSDLKKIQAAGKTVRVVYSQDHQSDIKLLANLAWYATDKAGQIQAFLLKDDAEKWAKQQGGKVYDFKAIQLVTQS; this comes from the coding sequence ATGAGACAAAATAAATTGATCAATAAAAAACTATTACTCAGTAGCTTAATTGGTGCCATTGTACTTGGCACTTTGGGGTGCGGCAGTAAAACAGAAACTGTTCGTGTAGCGATTGGTACGCAGGACACCACCATTAACTGTGCAACAGGTGGGTTGCTCATTCGTGAATTGAATCTATTACCAAAATATTTACCTAAAGATGGTGAATACAAGAATGTTAAATATGACATTCAATGGAAAAACTTTACCTCTGGTGCACCACTGACCAGTGAGATGGTGGCTGGGCGTCTAGATTTGGGAGCAATGGCTGACTTTCCTGCTGTTAATAATTTAGCGGCATTTAAAAAAGCTGGAAAAGAAAGCATATTTTTAGCGCCTTTGTCAGGCAGTATTAATGGCAGTGGTAATGCGATTGTTGTTCCAATTGATTCAAAAGTCACTTCACTTAAAGAGCTAAAGGGGCAAACAATTTCTGTACCTTTTGCCTCAACTGCTCACGGACTATTATTGCGAGCAATTCAAGCTGAGGGGTGGCAACTTGATAAAGATATTAAAGTGATTGCTCAGGCGCCAGAAGTGGCGGGGCCTGCATTAAAAAGTCATAAGATTGCTGCGCATGCTGACTTCGTACCATTTGGAGAGTTATTTGCTTACCAAGGTTTTGCTAAAAAAATCTATGATGGTTCTCAAGCAAAATCACCCACATTTCATGGTTCACTTGCCAGCAAGGATTATGCACAGCAGCATCCGGAAGTCATAAAAGCTTATTTACAGGCAACTATTGAAGCGAATCGACTGATTCGAGAACAACCTGAAAAATATAGTGAATTTATTGCTGAAAAAACCGGTATTCCTGCCGAAGTTGTTTATCTATTTCATGGTCCATTAGGTTTGCAAACTCGTGACTTAACGTGGAAACCTGAATATCGAAAAGCGACTCAAATTGCGATAGATACCTTAAAAGTTCTAGGCAAAAACGACGGTACGCTTGATGTAAATAAATTTATTGATGACCAATATATTAAGGATGCATTTCAAGCATCTGGACTTAATTATAGCCAGCAATTGGCTGACTATGCAAAATCACCTTTGGTTGCCAATGACGCTTTAACGGGCCAACCCATCAAAACATTTGATCGGGTAACTCAAATTTGGGTAAAGGGTGAAGAAAAAGTGCGTAGCTATGAAACACCTGAGCATGCTTTTTCTGATTTAAAGAAAATTCAAGCCGCTGGAAAAACGGTGCGTGTGGTTTATAGCCAAGATCATCAGTCCGACATTAAGTTACTTGCCAATCTGGCATGGTATGCCACAGATAAAGCAGGACAAATTCAGGCCTTTTTATTAAAAGATGATGCTGAAAAATGGGCTAAACAACAGGGCGGAAAAGTATATGACTTTAAAGCTATTCAGCTTGTAACCCAGAGCTGA
- a CDS encoding 4Fe-4S dicluster domain-containing protein: MAFIFKEVQHRTVAPVIIDEDKCIADKGCTVCVDVCPMDLLAIDPITQKAFMQFDECWYCMPCEKDCPTDAVKVNIPYLLK, translated from the coding sequence ATGGCTTTTATTTTTAAAGAAGTTCAGCACCGTACTGTCGCACCCGTCATTATCGATGAAGATAAATGTATTGCTGATAAAGGATGCACAGTCTGTGTTGATGTTTGTCCAATGGACTTATTGGCGATCGATCCAATAACTCAAAAAGCTTTCATGCAGTTTGATGAATGTTGGTATTGCATGCCTTGTGAAAAGGACTGCCCAACAGACGCAGTCAAAGTAAATATCCCATACCTACTCAAATAA
- a CDS encoding fumarate reductase/succinate dehydrogenase flavoprotein subunit, translating into METKYLEFDIVVIGGGTAGPMAAIKAKQENPNLKVLLIEKANVKRSGAISMGMDGLNNAVIPGYATPEQYTKEITIANDGVVNQTTVYAYAKHSFTTIQQLDQWGIKFEKDETGEFAVKKVHHMGAYVLPMPEGHDVKKVLYRQLKRAQVKINNRIVTTKLLKNEQGAINGVLGFDCRSGDFYVIKTKAAILCCGAAGRLGLPSSGYLMGTYENPTNAGDGYAMAYHAGAELANLECFQINPLIKDYNGPACAYVTGPLGGYTANSKGERFIECDYWSGQMMWEFYQELESGNGPVYLKVDHLAEETIQTIEEILHTNERPSRGRFHEGRGTNYRQDMVEMHISEIGFCSGHSASGVWVNEKAETSVKGLYSAGDMAAVPHNYMLGAFTYGWFAGVNAAQYVNAIEDSELNQSEIEAEKARIFAPLDCSEGLPAEQVEYKLRRFVNDYLQPPKTRQKMEIGLKRFEEIKQDIKRISARNPHELMRAAEVSFIRDCAEMAARASLFRKESRWGLYHYRADFPQKNNSDWFCHAHLKKDEHGNMVSFKKQIEPYVVPINQDEAVSYDRLRIQKDVALAD; encoded by the coding sequence ATGGAAACTAAATATCTTGAGTTCGATATTGTGGTTATTGGTGGTGGAACTGCTGGACCAATGGCTGCGATTAAAGCAAAACAAGAAAACCCGAATTTAAAAGTCTTGCTCATTGAAAAAGCGAATGTAAAACGCAGTGGAGCAATTTCAATGGGAATGGACGGGCTGAATAATGCTGTCATTCCGGGCTATGCAACACCTGAGCAATACACCAAAGAAATTACCATTGCCAATGATGGAGTGGTTAACCAAACCACTGTATATGCATATGCAAAGCATAGTTTCACAACTATTCAACAGCTCGATCAATGGGGTATTAAGTTTGAAAAAGATGAGACAGGCGAGTTTGCTGTAAAAAAAGTACATCACATGGGGGCATATGTTTTACCAATGCCTGAAGGTCATGACGTTAAAAAAGTTTTATATCGTCAGTTAAAGCGTGCTCAAGTCAAAATTAATAATCGGATTGTCACCACAAAGCTTTTAAAAAATGAGCAAGGTGCAATCAATGGTGTACTTGGTTTTGACTGTCGTAGTGGTGACTTTTATGTCATTAAAACGAAAGCTGCCATTTTATGTTGTGGTGCGGCAGGGCGTTTAGGTTTGCCATCTTCTGGCTACTTAATGGGTACTTATGAAAACCCAACCAATGCAGGTGATGGCTATGCGATGGCCTACCATGCAGGTGCTGAACTTGCCAACTTAGAATGTTTCCAGATTAATCCGTTGATTAAAGATTATAACGGCCCAGCTTGTGCCTATGTGACCGGACCTTTAGGAGGTTATACGGCCAATAGTAAAGGCGAACGTTTCATTGAATGTGACTACTGGAGTGGTCAAATGATGTGGGAGTTTTATCAAGAATTGGAAAGTGGTAATGGTCCAGTTTATTTAAAAGTAGATCATCTGGCCGAAGAAACAATTCAAACCATTGAAGAGATTCTGCATACCAATGAGCGCCCAAGCCGTGGTCGTTTCCATGAGGGCCGAGGAACCAATTACCGTCAAGATATGGTGGAAATGCATATTTCAGAAATTGGTTTCTGTAGCGGACACAGTGCTTCTGGTGTATGGGTCAATGAAAAAGCCGAGACTTCGGTTAAAGGATTATATAGCGCTGGCGATATGGCGGCTGTACCTCATAACTATATGCTTGGTGCATTTACCTACGGATGGTTTGCAGGTGTAAATGCCGCGCAATATGTGAATGCAATTGAAGATAGCGAATTAAACCAAAGCGAAATAGAAGCAGAAAAAGCTCGAATATTTGCACCACTGGATTGTTCTGAAGGTTTACCAGCCGAACAAGTGGAATATAAGCTGCGTCGTTTTGTAAATGACTATTTGCAACCGCCTAAAACTCGCCAAAAAATGGAGATTGGGCTCAAGCGTTTTGAAGAAATTAAACAGGATATTAAGCGAATCTCTGCAAGAAACCCGCATGAGTTGATGCGTGCTGCTGAAGTTTCTTTTATTCGAGACTGTGCGGAAATGGCAGCCAGAGCCTCACTCTTTAGAAAAGAAAGCCGTTGGGGACTGTACCACTATAGAGCAGATTTCCCTCAAAAAAATAACTCGGATTGGTTCTGCCACGCGCATTTGAAAAAAGATGAACACGGCAACATGGTCAGTTTCAAAAAACAAATCGAGCCTTATGTGGTTCCGATTAACCAAGATGAAGCTGTGTCGTATGACCGTTTACGCATTCAAAAAGACGTTGCTCTAGCAGACTAA
- a CDS encoding GntR family transcriptional regulator, whose amino-acid sequence MSQLPHDPKNHKPLYDQLRELILNKIVNGEYAVLSQIPSENEFAEQFGVSRITVRQALNQLQLEGYIFKVPGKGTFVSKPKTFQNISSLQGFAEAMSSAGHEILNRVISAELKQIPMHVVPKLKLPVKANVYEIQRVRLLNRQPVSYELTYLPEHIGLKLKEKAIDLRTTDIFKALEQECDIPLGHADLSIDATVADEELAALLQVEIGTPVLRVERLTHDANGQPIDYEYLYFSGDTFQYRLRIHR is encoded by the coding sequence GTGAGCCAGCTACCCCACGATCCCAAAAATCATAAACCTCTTTACGATCAGTTAAGGGAACTCATCCTTAACAAAATTGTAAATGGTGAATATGCCGTGTTGAGTCAAATTCCATCTGAAAACGAATTTGCTGAACAGTTTGGTGTAAGCCGAATCACAGTTCGCCAAGCACTCAACCAATTACAGTTGGAAGGCTATATTTTTAAGGTGCCAGGTAAAGGGACCTTTGTAAGTAAGCCAAAAACATTCCAGAACATTTCAAGTTTGCAGGGTTTTGCGGAAGCAATGTCATCTGCTGGTCACGAAATTTTAAACCGTGTCATCTCGGCCGAGCTTAAACAGATCCCGATGCACGTTGTGCCCAAATTAAAGTTACCTGTTAAAGCCAATGTATATGAAATTCAACGTGTTCGTTTGCTCAACCGTCAGCCAGTGTCTTATGAGTTGACTTATTTGCCAGAACATATTGGTTTGAAACTTAAAGAAAAAGCGATTGATTTACGTACAACCGATATTTTCAAGGCATTAGAACAAGAGTGCGACATCCCTTTAGGACATGCGGATTTAAGTATTGATGCCACGGTGGCGGATGAAGAATTAGCGGCTCTGTTGCAAGTCGAAATCGGAACTCCTGTATTACGGGTCGAACGTTTGACTCACGATGCAAATGGCCAACCGATTGACTATGAATATCTCTATTTCTCGGGCGATACCTTCCAGTACCGTTTACGTATTCATCGTTAA
- a CDS encoding helix-turn-helix domain-containing protein: MAYQTLEQLQQSKAKLHETVVLDENMQLAFWSNEQDRVSVCSDHHTLSLYIQDGYESYQKTPAGWKNGGGPGRFCLLPEHQESTWDIRGGLKFVHLYYTDQHLRDVAEKIWDKEPNQIELNEVVFNDDEKIRALYQFFLLDCDWNDSSNHLQMSTTANLLLNHLIRRYSNVKWQQPVIKGGLAPHKLKYIQDWIEGHLDQALTLSDLANIVNLSEYHFAHMFKQSMNMAPHQYVMQRRLTKAKGLIQSSQLSLQDIALVCGFSSASHLSHRFKQFYGMSPSQLR, translated from the coding sequence ATGGCCTATCAAACTTTAGAACAGCTACAGCAATCTAAAGCCAAGCTTCACGAAACTGTGGTGCTTGATGAAAATATGCAACTTGCATTTTGGTCTAATGAGCAAGATCGGGTAAGTGTCTGTAGCGATCACCATACTTTAAGTCTTTATATTCAAGATGGCTATGAAAGCTATCAAAAAACACCTGCGGGCTGGAAAAATGGCGGTGGGCCGGGTCGTTTTTGTTTGTTGCCTGAACATCAGGAGTCTACTTGGGATATACGAGGTGGGCTTAAATTTGTTCACTTGTATTATACCGACCAACATTTGCGTGATGTTGCTGAAAAAATATGGGACAAAGAGCCCAATCAAATTGAACTAAACGAAGTTGTCTTTAATGATGACGAAAAGATTCGTGCGCTATATCAGTTTTTCTTGTTAGATTGTGATTGGAATGATTCATCAAACCATTTACAAATGAGTACAACAGCCAATTTATTGTTGAATCATTTAATTCGAAGATATAGCAATGTTAAGTGGCAGCAGCCTGTCATTAAAGGTGGACTGGCACCTCATAAACTCAAATATATTCAAGACTGGATTGAAGGGCATTTAGACCAAGCACTTACTTTGTCAGACTTGGCAAATATTGTGAATTTAAGTGAATACCATTTTGCCCATATGTTTAAGCAATCCATGAATATGGCACCTCATCAATATGTCATGCAAAGACGCTTAACTAAGGCAAAAGGGTTAATTCAGTCATCTCAGCTTTCTTTACAAGATATTGCCCTAGTATGTGGTTTTAGTTCAGCAAGCCATTTAAGTCATCGCTTTAAGCAGTTTTATGGCATGAGCCCTTCACAGTTACGTTAA
- a CDS encoding DMT family transporter, producing MNILLYVAVVLIWGTTWIGIAVQSHYATPVVAILWRFAISALLLWVVLLFSGKLQRIALKDHLFCMLQGLCVFGLNFICFYTAVKYVNSGLESVIFSMAVFFNAINALIFFKQKPSPNFAPAALLGLGGIVLLFWHDLINSQFNAQLLMGIGLCAIGTYGFSLGNMISVRHQKRGLNIFSTNCYAMTYGALVMLSLALFTGQDLMPPMNFPFLSSVLYLAVFGTVIGFSAYFSLVGRIGAAKAAYSTLLFPLVALTVSTFFEGYEWTLNAVFGILLILLGNYLMFSKFEIGKKLFNTQKSCEKQA from the coding sequence ATGAATATTTTGCTCTATGTTGCGGTAGTGTTGATTTGGGGAACAACATGGATTGGAATTGCCGTTCAGAGCCATTATGCAACACCCGTCGTCGCAATTTTATGGCGTTTTGCTATTTCAGCCTTATTACTTTGGGTTGTTCTACTATTTTCAGGAAAATTACAGCGAATTGCTTTAAAAGACCATTTGTTTTGTATGCTGCAAGGTCTTTGTGTTTTCGGCCTAAACTTTATTTGTTTTTATACCGCCGTTAAATATGTAAATAGCGGTTTAGAGTCCGTTATTTTTTCGATGGCTGTTTTCTTTAATGCCATTAATGCGCTTATCTTTTTTAAGCAAAAACCTTCCCCAAACTTTGCTCCAGCTGCACTTTTAGGACTAGGTGGTATTGTTTTACTGTTTTGGCATGACCTCATTAATAGCCAGTTTAATGCACAGTTATTGATGGGAATTGGGTTATGTGCAATAGGTACTTACGGTTTTTCTTTAGGAAATATGATTAGTGTTAGACATCAAAAACGTGGCCTAAATATCTTTTCAACAAATTGTTATGCCATGACTTATGGTGCATTGGTAATGTTAAGTCTAGCTTTATTTACAGGCCAAGATCTAATGCCTCCAATGAATTTCCCATTTTTAAGTTCGGTACTTTACTTGGCTGTATTTGGTACGGTTATTGGGTTCTCGGCTTATTTTTCTTTGGTTGGGCGAATTGGTGCAGCCAAAGCAGCCTATAGCACATTACTCTTCCCTTTAGTTGCTCTAACAGTTTCTACTTTCTTTGAGGGATATGAGTGGACTTTAAATGCTGTATTTGGAATTTTACTAATCTTACTTGGTAACTACTTAATGTTTAGTAAATTTGAAATTGGGAAAAAGTTATTTAATACTCAAAAAAGTTGTGAGAAGCAAGCCTAA
- a CDS encoding homoserine dehydrogenase, with protein MKRVNVAICGFGRIGQQIAELLLNRSAYYQQKYQIDARLVGVCKSSSGLIDQEGLQAAKWLDKTQYQAGLTEQKFLEQVQADVMIETGPSDYVTGGKGLFYLNYALTHSMNAIAVSKGALVVEGKKLVNLARQHNKKLFFSGATAAALPTVDLFKYNLAGCEILEIEGVFTGTTNFILNDMLQHECAFADSLGKAQTKGIAEPDSSFDVDGWDTAAKITILANTVLGADVKIQDIPRQGISHVTADHIGDWKKENVVPRLVGFIHIKNQQIQTGVELRLVPAHHPFAHLQGSNKCIRVLTQEMGELVVSGGASAPLATAAAALKDFELMLKTYC; from the coding sequence ATGAAGCGAGTTAACGTGGCAATTTGTGGTTTTGGACGTATTGGGCAACAAATTGCAGAGCTTCTTTTAAATCGATCGGCATACTATCAACAAAAATATCAAATTGATGCCCGTTTAGTGGGTGTCTGTAAATCATCATCAGGTTTAATTGATCAAGAAGGTTTACAAGCTGCAAAGTGGCTAGATAAAACACAATATCAAGCAGGTCTAACTGAGCAAAAATTTTTAGAACAGGTTCAGGCGGATGTCATGATTGAGACAGGGCCAAGTGACTATGTGACAGGTGGAAAGGGTTTATTTTATTTAAATTATGCTTTAACACATAGCATGAATGCGATTGCAGTGTCTAAAGGTGCTTTAGTTGTAGAAGGTAAAAAATTAGTTAACTTGGCACGTCAGCACAATAAAAAACTATTTTTTAGCGGTGCGACGGCTGCCGCCTTACCAACTGTTGATTTGTTTAAATATAACTTAGCAGGCTGTGAAATTTTAGAAATAGAAGGTGTGTTTACAGGCACCACGAATTTTATTTTGAATGATATGTTGCAACACGAATGTGCATTTGCAGATTCTCTTGGAAAAGCTCAAACAAAAGGGATTGCGGAACCTGACAGTTCTTTCGATGTAGATGGATGGGATACCGCTGCTAAAATTACCATACTGGCAAATACTGTTTTGGGAGCTGATGTAAAAATTCAAGATATTCCAAGACAAGGAATCAGTCATGTCACAGCCGACCATATAGGTGATTGGAAAAAAGAAAATGTAGTTCCTCGTCTGGTCGGTTTTATTCATATTAAAAATCAGCAAATTCAAACAGGTGTTGAATTAAGATTAGTTCCGGCACATCATCCTTTTGCACATCTGCAAGGTTCTAATAAATGCATTCGGGTGTTAACTCAAGAAATGGGGGAACTTGTTGTAAGTGGAGGAGCATCTGCGCCTTTAGCTACGGCAGCTGCGGCTTTAAAAGATTTTGAGCTGATGCTAAAAACGTACTGCTGA
- a CDS encoding sulfite exporter TauE/SafE family protein, giving the protein MLLLVVEGIVIGFLLGLTGAGGGILAVPALMTSQGWSVAQAAPIGLLAVALSTLIGTIEGLFKKIVRYRAAIWIALIGAPMAHIGILIANAISPVWLMLMFSSVMFTVGYRLISNRVSDFHNPPCQVNPSTGRFIWNFKTGSVLASIGIIAGLLTGMLGVGGGFVIVPALRKVTNLDMHSIVATSLMIIFLISGMSILMHIAEGFHYPVGITSAFALACAVGMLLGRRAIRFIPSAIVQKVFALMVFAVAIYMVIKIVNLTNI; this is encoded by the coding sequence ATGTTATTACTTGTCGTTGAAGGCATCGTGATTGGCTTTTTACTTGGTCTTACTGGCGCAGGTGGCGGTATTCTTGCTGTACCTGCGCTCATGACCAGTCAAGGCTGGAGTGTGGCTCAAGCTGCGCCGATTGGGTTATTGGCAGTTGCGCTGTCTACACTCATTGGAACCATTGAAGGCTTATTTAAAAAGATTGTTCGTTATCGTGCTGCTATTTGGATTGCCTTAATTGGTGCCCCTATGGCACATATCGGAATTTTAATAGCCAACGCGATTTCGCCTGTTTGGCTCATGTTAATGTTTAGCTCGGTCATGTTTACAGTGGGTTATCGGCTTATTAGTAACCGAGTATCAGATTTTCATAATCCGCCGTGTCAGGTCAACCCAAGTACGGGACGCTTTATCTGGAATTTTAAAACGGGAAGCGTTCTTGCCAGCATCGGAATTATTGCTGGGCTTTTAACTGGCATGTTAGGGGTTGGTGGCGGCTTTGTAATTGTGCCAGCGCTTAGAAAAGTCACAAATTTGGATATGCATAGCATTGTTGCAACGTCACTTATGATTATTTTTCTCATTAGTGGAATGAGTATTCTGATGCATATTGCAGAGGGTTTTCACTATCCAGTAGGCATTACTAGTGCATTTGCGCTCGCATGTGCAGTTGGTATGTTATTAGGGCGCAGAGCTATTCGTTTTATTCCCTCTGCAATTGTGCAAAAAGTCTTTGCTTTAATGGTTTTTGCTGTCGCAATTTATATGGTCATTAAGATAGTTAATCTAACAAATATCTAA
- a CDS encoding bifunctional protein tyrosine phosphatase family protein/NAD(P)/FAD-dependent oxidoreductase, with translation MELKRVNQEFYVADQITAEDIAKIADQGVKTLICNRPDGEGADQPNVIEIEEAAQQYGLNVIYQPVTSGKITDQQVTEFKQHYQNAQKPVLAYCRSGMRAVSLWALAEVAPKDAALLVEAGNKLGFNLKGLVPRILKRDHEPATIPCYSVVIVGAGAAGVSVASSLLSREPHLDIVIIDPADTHYYQPGWTMVGGGIFKPQVTARSMASVIPAKVKWMKAAVAGFDPEHNQVILEGCQPIQYKALVVCPGLKLNWHGIEGLVETLGKNGVTSNYRYDLAPYTWELVQQLNGGTAIFTQPPMPIKCAGAPQKAMYLSADYWLKQGKLKDISIHFYNTGGVLFGVKEYVPALMQYVKKYGSELHFNHQLVKVDGPAKKAWFKVVNDENAALIETDFDMLHVVPPQQAPDFIRASTLTDDAGWVSVNPQTLQHTQHANIFALGDVMNAPNAKTAAAARAQAPIVAVNVIAQLKGDQNFCEYNGYGSCPLTVERGKIVLAEFGYGGKLLPSFPKWVIDGQKPSRLAWLLKEQILPPIYWQVMLKGREWMVKPERG, from the coding sequence ATGGAACTTAAACGAGTTAATCAAGAATTTTATGTTGCTGACCAGATTACTGCCGAGGATATTGCGAAAATTGCTGATCAAGGGGTAAAAACTCTGATATGTAACCGTCCAGATGGAGAAGGTGCAGACCAACCCAATGTGATTGAAATTGAAGAAGCAGCTCAACAATATGGTCTAAACGTAATTTATCAGCCTGTGACCAGTGGCAAAATTACCGACCAACAAGTTACAGAGTTTAAGCAGCATTATCAGAATGCCCAAAAACCTGTTTTAGCGTATTGCCGTTCTGGTATGCGTGCAGTCAGTTTGTGGGCTTTGGCTGAAGTTGCTCCAAAAGATGCAGCACTGTTAGTAGAAGCAGGTAACAAACTTGGTTTTAACTTAAAAGGCTTAGTGCCACGTATTTTAAAACGTGACCATGAACCAGCCACAATTCCTTGTTATAGCGTTGTAATTGTGGGTGCTGGAGCAGCTGGAGTTTCTGTAGCATCGAGCTTACTGTCTCGTGAACCTCATTTAGATATTGTCATTATTGATCCGGCAGACACTCATTATTATCAACCAGGCTGGACCATGGTTGGTGGTGGTATTTTTAAACCACAAGTAACAGCACGCTCAATGGCAAGTGTGATTCCGGCAAAAGTGAAATGGATGAAAGCAGCAGTTGCCGGATTCGACCCTGAGCATAATCAAGTTATTTTGGAAGGATGCCAACCCATTCAATATAAAGCATTGGTCGTCTGTCCTGGTTTAAAACTCAATTGGCATGGAATTGAAGGTCTAGTCGAAACCTTAGGTAAAAATGGTGTGACGTCTAACTATCGTTATGATTTAGCGCCGTATACATGGGAATTGGTGCAACAACTAAACGGTGGAACGGCAATTTTTACCCAACCGCCTATGCCGATTAAATGTGCGGGTGCTCCTCAAAAAGCAATGTATCTTTCAGCCGACTACTGGTTAAAGCAAGGCAAACTCAAAGATATCTCTATCCATTTTTATAACACCGGCGGTGTTTTATTTGGTGTAAAGGAATATGTACCTGCACTAATGCAATACGTCAAAAAATATGGTTCAGAACTGCACTTTAACCATCAACTTGTCAAAGTAGATGGACCTGCAAAAAAAGCATGGTTTAAGGTGGTGAATGATGAAAATGCAGCATTAATCGAGACTGATTTCGATATGTTACATGTTGTTCCACCACAACAAGCCCCAGACTTTATTCGTGCAAGTACTCTCACTGATGATGCAGGCTGGGTGAGTGTGAATCCTCAAACTTTACAGCATACACAACATGCCAATATTTTCGCTTTAGGTGATGTGATGAATGCGCCTAATGCCAAAACTGCTGCTGCGGCACGAGCACAAGCCCCAATCGTTGCTGTGAATGTTATAGCACAGCTCAAGGGTGATCAGAATTTCTGCGAGTACAACGGCTATGGCTCATGTCCACTCACGGTAGAGCGTGGAAAAATCGTTCTGGCAGAGTTTGGTTACGGCGGAAAACTACTTCCAAGTTTTCCAAAATGGGTGATTGATGGGCAAAAGCCATCTCGGTTGGCTTGGTTACTTAAAGAACAGATTTTACCGCCGATTTATTGGCAAGTCATGCTCAAAGGCCGCGAGTGGATGGTCAAACCTGAGCGAGGATAA
- a CDS encoding MBL fold metallo-hydrolase, protein MFFKQFFEQESSTYTYMLGCEETREAVLIDPVASDIEIYTKELEQHQFTLIYTLDTHVHADHITAANLLRERFHCKSVLHRNSDVNCGDILITDGCMLKVGNLSIEALYTPGHTNACTSYLVGNMVFTGDALLIDGCGRTDFQQGNAGTLYDSIHKQLFSLPDDTIVYPGHDYKGRLSSTIGYERLNNLRLGQNRSREDFIKLMNNLNLPYPKQIDKALPANQACGSTSQS, encoded by the coding sequence ATGTTCTTTAAGCAGTTTTTTGAGCAGGAAAGTTCGACTTATACATATATGCTTGGGTGTGAAGAAACACGAGAGGCTGTTTTAATTGACCCAGTTGCATCAGATATAGAGATTTATACAAAAGAATTAGAGCAGCATCAATTTACGCTCATCTATACCTTAGATACTCATGTTCATGCAGACCATATTACTGCTGCGAATTTGCTTCGTGAACGTTTTCATTGCAAATCGGTTTTACACCGTAATTCAGATGTAAATTGCGGAGATATTTTAATTACAGATGGTTGCATGCTTAAAGTCGGCAATCTCAGTATTGAAGCACTCTATACACCAGGTCATACCAATGCTTGTACGAGTTATCTAGTTGGAAACATGGTTTTCACTGGTGATGCATTATTAATTGATGGATGCGGTCGAACTGACTTCCAGCAAGGTAATGCAGGCACACTTTATGACAGTATTCATAAACAACTTTTCAGCCTACCTGACGACACTATTGTGTATCCAGGGCACGATTACAAGGGTCGTCTGTCTTCAACAATTGGTTATGAACGCTTAAATAATTTACGTCTAGGTCAGAATCGCTCGCGAGAAGATTTTATTAAATTGATGAATAATTTAAATCTGCCATATCCAAAACAAATCGATAAAGCGCTACCTGCCAATCAGGCCTGTGGCTCAACTTCACAATCATAA